In Spirochaeta thermophila DSM 6578, the DNA window CGCGCTCCTCCTGCTCCTCCTCGAGTCCCTCACCACCCTCCTCTCCACCTCCACACCCCTCAGGGAAGCCTTACGCATCCTCAACGCGAACCTCGCCCTCTATACAGGCAGGAAGCGGACCCTCTGGGAGAAGTTCAAGGACTGGATCATCTCCCTTACCCACTCCGACAGAAAGGGCCCTGTGTTCGAGCTGGACTACGTGGACATCACCACGGGCAGACAGACCACCGAATCCCTCGACATGGGGGAATTCGGCGCCTTCCTCTCACGCCTCGCCACTTCCATGGACACCTACCGGAGGAAACTCCAGCAGAGGGGACTCGAACTCCTGAGGGGGCAGGAGGACGAAGCCCTCGAGTACCTCGCCCGCACCCTCGAGCACCTGACCCGTACCATTCGAAGGCTGAAGGCCACCGAGACCTATCTCAAGACCGAGCTCCAGCGGACCGAACGGGAGAAGATCCTCCCGTTCAAGAACGAAGTCTCACAGATCCAGACCCTCATGCAGCGCTCGAATCAGAAACGCCACGAGTACATCGCCCGGAAAGAGGAAGAGGAACAGCTCAGACGACTCGGCATAGAAGAGGAGTGAGGTCTAGATCCTGCTCCGATAGAGCCCCAACACCTTCAGGTTCTCCGCGACCCCGTCCAGCACTTCCATGGTCCGGTGGAAGACCGAGAGATCCTCTGGCAACTCCATGTCGAGGAAGAACATGTAGTTCCAGGGCTTACCCAGTATGGGACGCGACTCGAGCTTCTTGAGGTTGAGCTGTGCCTCGGCGATCACCCCGAGACACCTGAAGAGGGCACCCGGCTGGTCGGGCGTCTGGAAACTGATCGAAGCCTTGGTCGGCCGGGGCACCTCCGGGTGCTCGAGCCGGGCGATGATGAAGAAGCGTGTATAGTTCCTCGGATTCGTCTCGATACCCTGTTTGAGCACCTTCATCCCGTAGTAGCCGGCCGCCACCTCGTTGGCGATCGCGGCCAGAGAAGGGTCGCCCTCCCGGGCGATGAAGGCCACGGCACCCGCGGTATCATAGAAGGGTACCCGCTCCCAGGAGGGGAACCGATCGAGGAACCGGGCGCACTGGGCGAACCCCTGGGGGTGCGAATACACCTTTTTTATGTCCTCGAGTCTCGCCGAAGGCAGCCCTATGAGACTGTGCTCCACCCGTATCTGGGTCTCACCCACGATCTTCACGTCGGGATACTGCAGGAGGAGGTCGTAGTTCTCCAGGATGGACCCGGAGAGCGAGTTCTCGATGGGGATGATCCCATAGTCCACCTTTCCCTCGAGCACTGCATCGAACACCGCGGAAAAGGAAGGAGTCGGTACTCCCGAGACCTTCCGATCCGCGAAATAGAGGGCGAGCGCCTTCTCCGAAAAGGCCCCATGCTCCCCCTGGAAGGCCACCAGGAGTGATCCCGCCTCACGGTCCGGATGTGGAGCCGCCGCCACGGGGATGGGCCGACGTTCGGGCACGCGCTCCACCTCCTTGCCGAGGACCGGGGCGAGGGCCTCGAGATCCCTCATGAGCTTCTCGAACTGCTCGGGATAGAGCGACTGGGCGCCGTCCGAGAGCGCCCGGTCGGGATCCACGTGCACCTCCACCATGATCCCGTCCGCGCCGGCCGCCACTGCGGCAAGGGCCATGGGAGGGACTTTGGTGCGGATCCCGGTGGCATGGCTCGGGTCCACGATCACCGGGAGGTGGCTCAGCTTCTTCACCACGGGGATGGCCGAGAGATCGAGGGTGTTCCGAGTGTACGTCTCGAACGTCCGGATCCCCCGCTCGCAGAGGATCACGTCCTCGGCACCGTGGGCGAGGAGGTACTCCGCGGCCATGAGCCACTCTTCTATGGTGGCGGCAAGACCGCGCTTCAAGAGCACGGGCTTCCCCGTGGCGCCCACACGTTTGAGGAGTTCGAAGTTCTGCATGTTACGCGCCCCTATCTGGAGCACGTCCACATACCGGCACAGGAGGTCCACATGTTCGGTGGCCACCACCTCCGAGACCACGGGGAGCCCCGTCTCCTCGGACGCCTCCTTGAGGTACTCGAGCCCCTTCTCTCCCAGCCCCTGGAACGAGTACGGCGAGGTCCTCGGTTTGAAGGCACCGCCGCGGAGGATCACGGCCCCCGACTCCTTCACCCGGTGGGCCACCTCCAGGATCTGGTTCCTGCCCTCGACAGCGCACGGGCCCGCGATCACCGTGATCCGATTGCCCCCTAGCCGCACCCCATCTCGCAGGGTCACCACGGTATCCGTTTTCTTGAACTCTCTCGAGGCGAGTTTGTAAGGCTTGGTGATGGGGATCACGCGGGCCACACCCGGAAGGAGTTCCACCTCCCTGAGGTCCACCGTCACCTGTCCCACCGCTCCGAGGATGGTCTCCTCCTCACCCACGATCTCACGGACCTTCAGGTTCCTGCTCTCCAGGAACGCCCTTATGCGGGCCTTCTTCTCCGGGGAGACCCCCCGTTCCAGCACGATGACCATGCACCAGAGGTTAGTGCGAAGGTTTCCTCATGTCAACCGGCTGGAGTCTCCCCAGCTCGGTCTTGAAGAAACGCTCGAGATCGGTGGGACGAATCACAGAGGAGAGATAGGAGAAGAACTCCTTTTCGAGGCGCGTTCTATAGGCGAAGAACTTGTCGATGTACCGCAACGTCATGGCCGGGGCCCCTCTGGTGAAGACCCGATGTTTCCCCGCATTGTACATCGCCAGGGCCAGGACCTCGCTCCCCCCCTCTTCCAGACAGTACTTGAGGTAGGAGATCCCATAGCGGGCATTGATCTCGGGATCGAAGAACTCCTCCTCGGTGAGGAAGGGGAAGGTGCGGGAATTGAGTTGGAAGAGCCCCCTGTCCACCGACGAGGGATTCTCGTTCACGGCGAAGGGATAGAACTCGCTCTCCACATAGGCGAGGGAGAACGCAAGGAAAAGGGGGACGTCGAACTTGTCGGCGTACCGGAGGATCGGGAGCGCCACCTCCGGGTCGCCGGTCAGGTTGATGAAGAAGTCTTCCACCAGAGGCCGGGTGAGCTCCTCCCGGTAGAGGAAGAGCGCCGGCGCTCTCTCCTCATGGGCCTCCTCCAGGAGCGAGAGGATCACCGGCCTGTCCTCCGGGGAAACCGCATCCCTCTGGGGGAGCGGCATCCATTCCCCTGGAGACTGGACATAGGGAACCTCGGTACAACTCAAGAGCAGAATCCCTCCCCCAAGCACCATCCAACGCAAGAGTATCTGTCTCATTGTTCTGCATCCTCTCCCTGCGTGTCATCCGGGGTGATCGTGTGACACAGCACACACTGCAATCGAACGTTTTGCCCTATTAAAGATACTAAAAGCGGCCGTGAGGTAAAGTGAGTATGCCCCTATTCCCCGAAAAGATCAAGCATGGAGATTCTGGAGATATGAGAGATTTTAAAGATTTTTGCAGAGGACGTTTCGGCCTGAGGGAGAGAAGGAGCCCGCATCCCGCGGGCTCACATCCGGTTTACACACCATTCATGGAGGAAGGTCTTTCCTATTAACGGCCGCCCTGAAGAAAACTTGATGAAAAATCATCCCGGACGCCCCTCTCCACCTGTCGGACATCCCGACGGGCCCACCTCCCGGGCCGGCGAATTTACACTGGCGGTATCACGAGGGACATGGTATAATGCCTTTATAAAGGTATTAAACTTAAATCAGGAGAGCATCGATGAAAACGTCACGATCCATCTTCCTCCTGGGGCTGGCTGCCCTGGTTCTCTTCGCCTCCTGTCAGCCGGGGACCATGCGCGGACTGGCCGACAGACGGGACTTCCTCTTCGGAGTGGCCGTCGCCTCCACCGATCTTCTCGACCCCACGGCATCGAAGATCCTGCAAGAGAACTTCAACCTCCTGGTGGCGGAGAACATCATGAAGCTCCAGTATCTCCGCCCGAGCCCCACGCTCTGGAACTGGCGCCCTGTCGACGACCTCGTGAACTTCGCGAAAGAGCAGAGGATGAAGCTCAGGGGCCACACCTTTCTCTGGCACAACCAGAACCCGCCCTTCATCAACAGACTGGGCAGGAACGACAGAGATCAGGCCATCACCATCCTCGAGGAGACCATCACCGGCGTCCTCACCCGCTACAAAGGAGTCTTCTACGAGTACGATGTGTGCAACGAAGTGATAGACGATGAGGGAAGATTCCGGGAGAACTCCCCGTGGTACCGGGCCATTGGCCCAGAATACATAGACATGGCCTTCCACACGGCCCGCAAGGCGGATCCGAACGTGAAGCTCATCCTCAACGACTACAACAATGAGTACAAGGGAACGATCAAGGGGGACGCCTTCTACGAATTGGTGAAGAGCATGGTGGAACGAGGGGTGCCGATCGACGGCGTGGGTTTCCAGCTCCACCTCATGGCCGAACACCCGCTGAACGAGGAGGCCCTCCGGGCGAACATCCAGAGGTTCAGGGAACTCGGCCTCTCCGTCTCCTTCACCGAGGTGGACGTCCGCATCAAGCTCCCCGTCACCCCCGAGAAAGAAGCCGCCCAGAAGGCGACCTACGAGAGCCTCCTCAGGATCGCCCTTGAGGAGGACGTGTCCTGCTTCGTCATGTGGGGATACACCGACGCCAACAGCTGGATCCCCGGGAGTTTCCCCGGCTACGGCAGCGCCCACATCTTCGACGAAAAGCTCACTCCCAAACCGGTGTACTTCGCCATGCAGGAGATCCTGAAATCGTACCACCCCGACAGGAATTAGACCATCGAGAGGGGGCGTGGGATCCACGTCCCCTCCCCTGGATCCCCATCCATCGCTTGCACACAGCCGGACTAAATTGCAAAGCCTCGGGAAAAGGGATATAACAGTAGGGGCGATGAGACGCATACTCTACGCAGAGGATGAGTTCACCAACCGAAGGATCGTGGAGGTCCTCTTCACCTCCGCAGGAGTACACTGCGACCTCGTGGCGGACGGAATCAGGGCCCTGGAAAAAGCCCTCACCGAGGAGTATGATCTCATC includes these proteins:
- the aroF gene encoding 3-deoxy-7-phosphoheptulonate synthase; its protein translation is MVIVLERGVSPEKKARIRAFLESRNLKVREIVGEEETILGAVGQVTVDLREVELLPGVARVIPITKPYKLASREFKKTDTVVTLRDGVRLGGNRITVIAGPCAVEGRNQILEVAHRVKESGAVILRGGAFKPRTSPYSFQGLGEKGLEYLKEASEETGLPVVSEVVATEHVDLLCRYVDVLQIGARNMQNFELLKRVGATGKPVLLKRGLAATIEEWLMAAEYLLAHGAEDVILCERGIRTFETYTRNTLDLSAIPVVKKLSHLPVIVDPSHATGIRTKVPPMALAAVAAGADGIMVEVHVDPDRALSDGAQSLYPEQFEKLMRDLEALAPVLGKEVERVPERRPIPVAAAPHPDREAGSLLVAFQGEHGAFSEKALALYFADRKVSGVPTPSFSAVFDAVLEGKVDYGIIPIENSLSGSILENYDLLLQYPDVKIVGETQIRVEHSLIGLPSARLEDIKKVYSHPQGFAQCARFLDRFPSWERVPFYDTAGAVAFIAREGDPSLAAIANEVAAGYYGMKVLKQGIETNPRNYTRFFIIARLEHPEVPRPTKASISFQTPDQPGALFRCLGVIAEAQLNLKKLESRPILGKPWNYMFFLDMELPEDLSVFHRTMEVLDGVAENLKVLGLYRSRI
- a CDS encoding transglycosylase SLT domain-containing protein, which encodes MRQILLRWMVLGGGILLLSCTEVPYVQSPGEWMPLPQRDAVSPEDRPVILSLLEEAHEERAPALFLYREELTRPLVEDFFINLTGDPEVALPILRYADKFDVPLFLAFSLAYVESEFYPFAVNENPSSVDRGLFQLNSRTFPFLTEEEFFDPEINARYGISYLKYCLEEGGSEVLALAMYNAGKHRVFTRGAPAMTLRYIDKFFAYRTRLEKEFFSYLSSVIRPTDLERFFKTELGRLQPVDMRKPSH
- a CDS encoding endo-1,4-beta-xylanase — encoded protein: MKTSRSIFLLGLAALVLFASCQPGTMRGLADRRDFLFGVAVASTDLLDPTASKILQENFNLLVAENIMKLQYLRPSPTLWNWRPVDDLVNFAKEQRMKLRGHTFLWHNQNPPFINRLGRNDRDQAITILEETITGVLTRYKGVFYEYDVCNEVIDDEGRFRENSPWYRAIGPEYIDMAFHTARKADPNVKLILNDYNNEYKGTIKGDAFYELVKSMVERGVPIDGVGFQLHLMAEHPLNEEALRANIQRFRELGLSVSFTEVDVRIKLPVTPEKEAAQKATYESLLRIALEEDVSCFVMWGYTDANSWIPGSFPGYGSAHIFDEKLTPKPVYFAMQEILKSYHPDRN